A window of Paenibacillus sp. 19GGS1-52 contains these coding sequences:
- a CDS encoding aldo/keto reductase, whose product MAKHLQDTTTLHNGVEMPWFGLGVFKVKEGAELVEAVKSAIAHGYRSIDTAAIYENETGVGQGIREALLENKLLREELFVTSKVWNADLGYESTLAAYETSLAKLGLDYLDLYLIHWPVKEKYQEAWRALETLYKEGRVKAIGVSNFQIHHLEDVVKDSEIVPMVNQVELHPYLSQQELLSFCKEQGIQLEAWSPLMQGQLLEQPLLQDIAVKHGKSVAQVILRWDLQRGIVTIPKSTKEQRIIKNAALFDFQLTEEDMTLIASLNQDQRVGPDPDNFDF is encoded by the coding sequence ATGGCTAAGCATTTACAGGATACAACTACACTGCACAATGGTGTGGAGATGCCGTGGTTTGGACTCGGAGTATTTAAAGTAAAAGAAGGCGCAGAGCTAGTGGAGGCCGTAAAGTCGGCCATTGCCCACGGCTACCGCAGCATCGACACTGCAGCAATTTATGAGAATGAGACCGGCGTTGGTCAGGGAATCCGTGAAGCCCTGCTGGAGAACAAGCTGTTAAGAGAGGAACTCTTCGTCACTTCAAAAGTATGGAATGCGGATCTGGGCTACGAATCAACCCTTGCCGCCTACGAGACAAGCCTGGCGAAACTTGGTCTGGACTATCTTGATTTATATCTCATTCACTGGCCGGTCAAGGAAAAATACCAAGAAGCCTGGAGAGCGCTGGAGACATTATATAAAGAAGGCCGGGTCAAAGCCATCGGTGTCAGCAACTTCCAGATCCATCATCTGGAGGATGTTGTGAAGGATAGCGAAATTGTACCCATGGTCAATCAGGTCGAACTCCATCCGTATCTCTCTCAGCAAGAACTGCTCAGCTTCTGCAAGGAGCAGGGTATTCAATTGGAAGCCTGGTCCCCACTGATGCAGGGCCAATTGCTGGAGCAGCCTCTATTACAAGATATTGCTGTTAAACACGGTAAATCCGTGGCTCAGGTTATTCTGCGTTGGGATTTGCAGCGTGGCATTGTAACGATCCCTAAATCTACCAAAGAGCAGCGGATCATCAAAAATGCTGCCCTGTTTGATTTTCAGTTAACGGAAGAGGATATGACCTTGATTGCCAGCCTTAACCAAGACCAACGGGTCGGTCCAGACCCTGACAACTTCGATTTCTAA